The genomic interval CTCCTTCTGGGTCTTCTCCATCTGCTTCTTGACGCGGGTGCGGATCTTCTTCTCCACCTGGAGAATCTCGATTTCGCCCTGCATCAGCTCGTAGAGCTTCTCCAGCCGCTTCGCCGGAGACTCCGTCTCGAGCAGCGCCTGCTTGTCGTTCAGCTTCAACGACAGGTGCGCGACGATGGTGTCCGCGAGCCGCGCCGGGTCGTCGATGCTGGCCACCTGCATCAACATCTCGGGCGGGATGCGCTTGTTGAGTTTGACGAAGGCCTCGAACACGGAGTGGACGCTGCGAACCAGCGCCTCCAGCTCCACGCTCTTCTCCGTCTGCTCCTCCACCTCCTCCACTTCCACCATGAAGAAGGCGTCGTTGGGGTGGAACTTCTTCACCTTCGCCCGGCGCACGCCCTCCACCAGCACCTTCACCGTGCCATCTGGCAGCGGCAGGAGCTGGATGACGTGGCCCATGGTTCCGAAGTGGAAGATGTCGTCGGGAGAGGGGTCGTTCGTCTTGGCCTTCTTCTGGGCGGCCAGCAGGATGACGGCCTTGTCGTCCGGCCCCTTGTGAGCCATCGCGTCCTTCAACGCCGCAATGGACTTCTCCCGGCCGACGAACAGCGGAACCACCATGTGCGGGAACACGATGATGTCCCGAAGGGGCAAGAGCGGGACGGTGAGTCCCCGCTTCTGGGCTTCCTTCTTGTCGTCACGTCCGAAGAACATGTATCCGCCACCTGCTGGCCTACCGGGGGGGTAGGCCCCTGAAGAGTTGCCCGGTTGCTCGAGCGCCGAGCGCGTACCCGGGGTGAAGCACGTCTATAACACGTCGGTTTCAGGTGCCGTTCCCCGCCTCAAGATTGGGAAACGTCCTCCTGCCATCAAGGGAACACCCGAAGCTGCCTCGGGCGTCCGCCCAGGGTGTCAGCGCCCCTGCGCTGCCTCCCCACCCTGGAGCCCACCAACCTCCAACACCCGGAAAAGAAACGCGTACATGTCCGCAGAGGATTCAATGCTCTTGGCCACCTGGTCCGCGCCACCATGTCCCGCGTTGACCTCGATGCGCAGCAGCGCCGGGGCCTGATTGCCCGCCGCGTTCTGCACCGCCGCGACGAACTTGCGCGCGTGCAGGGGGTCGACCCGGTCGTCGTGGTCCGCGGACATCATCAGCAACGCGGGGTAACGCACGCCCGCCTGGATGTGATGGTAGGGCGAGTAGGCGTGCAGCGTCTTGAAGTCCTCGGACTTCTCCGCCGTCCCGTACTCCGTAATCCACGTCCGCCCGCTGCCGAAGAGGTGGTAGCGCACCATGTCCAGGAGCGGCACCTGGCACACCACCGCCCCGTACAGCTCCGGGCGCTGAGTCATGGCCGCCCCCACGAGCAGGCCGCCGTTGCTGCCTCCCTGGATGGCCAGCCGCCGGGCCTGGGTGAACTTCTCACGGACCAGGTACTCGGCCGCGGCGTGGAAGTCGTCGAAGACGTTCTGCTTGCGCGCAAGCCGCCCCGCCTCGTGCCAGTCCTTGCCGTACTCGCCGCCGCCGCGCAGGTTGGCCACCGCGTACACCCCACCCGCGTCCAGCCAGGGCAGGATGCTGGCCCGGAAGTTGGCCTCCATGTTCACGTTGAAGCCGCCGTACCCGTACAGGAGCGTGGGCGCGGTGCCGTCCTTCTTCAGTCCCTTGCGATACACCACGAACATGGGGACGCGCGTTCCGTCCTTGGACGGGTAGAAGACCTGCTCCACCGAGTAGGCCGCCGGGTCCATGGGCAGCTCCACCTTCGCCCACAGCTCCGACTTGCCGCTCTTCACGGACGTCTTGAAGACCTGCTTGGGGGTGGTGAAGGAGGTGAAGAGGAAGTACGCGTCGTCCTCGTCCTCCAGACCCACCAGGTTGGACGCGGCGCCCACGCCGGGCAGCTCCACCTGGCGCACCGGGACACCCCGCAGTGTCGCCACGCGGACAACCGTGGTGGCGTCCTTCATGTACTCCAGCGCCAGGTGCTCACCGACGATGTTCACCGACTGGAGCGAGGCCACCGGGTCCTGGGGAACGATTTCCTTCCACGCGGCGCGCTCGGGCTTCGCCGGGTCCACTTCGAAGACGCGCTGACGGGGCGCACCCTCGTCAGTCGTCACATAGAAGCGGCCCTTC from Myxococcus stipitatus carries:
- a CDS encoding prolyl oligopeptidase family serine peptidase, which gives rise to MRQLPVPALLMLVACAGPGPAVREAPQQAPAQEERARMSYPATRVDAVVDTVHGVQVPDAYRWLEDEKAPEVQAWMKAQDAFTRSALAGSPVRDSLVSRFRELFYVDSISMPRKRAGRYFYSRTHKDKEKAVLYWRDGEKGAEKVLLDPNGWSPDGSISLGTWEPSWDGKKVVFARKPNAADEAVLHVVDVDSGQWSQMDVIEGAKYAQPRWTPDSQGFYYEWLPTDASIPVDARPGYTSLRFHVLGKSPSGDALVHPHTGDPTTFLSGDLSRDGKFLFVYILRGWSENDVYWKRPGEKDFRLLVKGEGAKYSVQAWKGRFYVTTDEGAPRQRVFEVDPAKPERAAWKEIVPQDPVASLQSVNIVGEHLALEYMKDATTVVRVATLRGVPVRQVELPGVGAASNLVGLEDEDDAYFLFTSFTTPKQVFKTSVKSGKSELWAKVELPMDPAAYSVEQVFYPSKDGTRVPMFVVYRKGLKKDGTAPTLLYGYGGFNVNMEANFRASILPWLDAGGVYAVANLRGGGEYGKDWHEAGRLARKQNVFDDFHAAAEYLVREKFTQARRLAIQGGSNGGLLVGAAMTQRPELYGAVVCQVPLLDMVRYHLFGSGRTWITEYGTAEKSEDFKTLHAYSPYHHIQAGVRYPALLMMSADHDDRVDPLHARKFVAAVQNAAGNQAPALLRIEVNAGHGGADQVAKSIESSADMYAFLFRVLEVGGLQGGEAAQGR